A stretch of the Panicum virgatum strain AP13 chromosome 9N, P.virgatum_v5, whole genome shotgun sequence genome encodes the following:
- the LOC120687254 gene encoding 2-oxoglutarate-dependent dioxygenase 11-like, producing the protein MAEARTAGSLPVANVQVLAEACNGEVDVQQQVPEKYLSKHPSSEEVVAGDDGACAIPVIDLRKLQDPQSSSEECAKLASACLNWGFFQLINHGLPEEVTGNLMNDVVEFFKQPLQDKKECSQQAGSLEGYGQAFVVSDDQKLDWADMLYLQVHPTESRTMRFWPTRPASFRHSVHVYSSEARQLAYRLLEFVARGAGAEPASLRAVFEGQATQGMRVNYYPPCRQQADRVLGLTAHTDPCGLTLLLQTNHDVQGLQVKKDGKWFAVKALEGAFIVNVGDVLEIMSNGKFTSVEHRAVIHPTKERISVALFHYPCQDMVVIGPQPEFIKGDKVRYKSTNYQEFLKQYFTAKLDGRMHLERLKLEQ; encoded by the exons ATGGCGGAAGCAAGAACAGCTGGGTCTCTCCCGGTGGCTAACGTGCAGGTGCTCGCGGAGGCTTGCAACGGCGAGGTCGATGTCCAGCAGCAGGTGCCCGAGAAGTACCTCAGCAAGCATCCCAGCTCTGAGgaggtcgtcgccggcgacgacggtgcTTGCGCGATTCCGGTCATCGACCTCCGCAAGCTGCAGGACCCGCagtcgtcgtcggaggagtgCGCCAAGCTGGCGTCTGCCTGTCTGAACTGGGGCTTCTTCCAG CTCATCAACCATGGACTCCCAGAGGAAGTGACTGGAAACCTGATGAATGACGTGGTCGAGTTCTTCAAGCAGCCGCTCCAAGACAAGAAGGAATGCTCACAGCAAGCCGGCAGCCTCGAAGGGTATGGCCAGGCCTTCGTCGTGTCTGACGACCAGAAGCTGGACTGGGCAGACATGCTCTACCTCCAGGTCCATCCAACCGAGTCCAGGACCATGCGGTTCTGGCCTACTCGCCCTGCATCCTTCAG GCATTCCGTACACGTGTACTCCTCGGAGGCCAGGCAGCTAGCGTATCGCCTGCTGGAGTTCGTGGccaggggcgccggcgccgagccaGCGTCGCTGCGAGCCGTGTTCGAAGGGCAGGCGACCCAGGGCATGAGAGTGAACTACTACCCGCCGTGCCGGCAGCAGGCGGACCGGGTGCTGGGCCTGACGGCGCACACCGACCCGTGTGGCTtgacgctgctgctgcagaCGAACCACGACGTGCAGGGACTGCAGGTCAAGAAGGACGGCAAATGGTTCGCCGTGAAGGCTCTCGAAGGCGCCTTCATCGTCAACGTTGGCGACGTCCTTGAG ATCATGAGCAACGGGAAATTCACAAGTGTTGAGCACAGGGCCGTTATACATCCAACCAAAGAGCGAATTTCAGTGGCATTGTTCCACTATCCTTGCCAGGATATGGTGGTTATTGGTCCTCAGCCCGAGTTCATAAAAGGCGATAAAGTGCGTTACAAATCAACCAATTACCAGGAATTCTTGAAGCAATACTTCACAGCAAAACTTGATGGCAGGATGCACCTAGAGAGATtgaagttggagcagtag